Proteins found in one Mangifera indica cultivar Alphonso chromosome 15, CATAS_Mindica_2.1, whole genome shotgun sequence genomic segment:
- the LOC123197862 gene encoding thyroid adenoma-associated protein homolog isoform X2: MSAKWRALQHRHRYTYNAVVFPSSFSDSLTQFLASPPDDEGSSFSKFWSELKELASLNSTYSQINHAKKLASSFTELLLSSADESLNLKATRVYLEVLFLENSSPLHRTLVSALGKLRKFESLICSCFRELCNEYGGKKRFCVSRVALSVMGMPKLGFLVDVIEDCAVSVAEDVVLGLNSVILEVQELSRPSPIVMEQCQESLSCLYYLLQRFPAKFRDLSDPDCGCGGGELKALEKGFGVMISILKSVVFTRDCFVAAGVAFCAALQVCLSPQELGSFIIEGIFYQTNCNLSNNDCNSEFDDAIGKVPYNGDVCSEIRSFSVLNRLCLIRGILTAVSRDVLNIPFSVSSNNSNFTKNISSSVKTILYNGILPELCDYCESPTDSHFNFHALTVMQICLQQIKTSILANLTYTSDNYDPIPEDMGTRILRIIWNNLEDPLSQTVKQVHLVFDLFLDIESTLRRGEGGERIKSFLQKIASDLLCLGPRCKGRYAPLASLTKRLGTKPMLDMSPNLLFETVQAYIDDDVCTAATSFLKCFLECLRDECWSSDGIEGGYAVYRGHCLPPFLFGLASGTSKLRSNLNTYAVPVILDVDVDGVFPMLAFISVEPSEGNRLSYPKLVCTNMELRVEQQVAVLVSLLKVSRSLALIEGDIDWWKNSAELSTESVLENECNNCYALVCIKGIKFKVVVDWLVLALTHVDESLRVDAAESLFLNPKTATLPSHLELTLMKEAVPLNMRCCSTAFQMKWTSLFRKFFSRVRTALERQFKQGGWQPTVSFRDNDGSCTGTEETVIRRAEDLFNFMRWLSSFLFFSCYPSAPYKRKIMSMELILTMASIWSITPSQEKPGSVSPESCLYPYNKGFTSPDSTLVLVGSIIDSWDRLRESSFRILLHFPNPLPGISSEDMVQKVIAWSKKLVCSPRVRESDAGALTLRLMFRKYVLELGWIVRVSDIVCLPLQPQQVNRDEQVCKSRPPAIEYVKSLIDWLEVAVEEGEKDLSEACKNSFVHGILLALRYTFEELDWNSDAILSGYSEMRLLLEKLLELVMQITSLALWVVSADAWYLPEDMDDMINDDSFLLDVSEEMDGPTQALEDEDKKSKPTEDVRSSGQIVMVGCWLAMKEVSLLLGTIIRKIPLPSNDCSDSVESENRFSNAADVSMTTFSVPMLDLKQLEKIGNHFLEVLLKMKHNGAIDKTRAGFTALCNRLLCSNDPRLTESWMEQLMERTVAKGQVVDDLLRRSAGIPAAFIALFLAEPEGAPKKLLPQALRWLIDVADRSLLDLTETKGLKKESQCLLENSNQQLKSALPSEMNATFKSSKIRDEGVIPTVHAFNIIRAVFNDTNLATDTSGFSAEALIVSIRSFSSPYWEIRNSACLAYTALVRRMIGFLNVQKRESARRGLTGLEFFHRYPSLHSFIFNELKLITELLGDTSLSQSESNLANVVHPSLCPMLILLSRLKPSPLASENGDDLDPFLFMPFIRRCSTQSNLKVRILASRALTGLVSNEKLPVVLQNIASELPYVGDHNTAIPASSSCPTSGTHRANSNLIHGILLQLGSLVDTNCRNLGDFSMKDQILVDLIKVLGRCSWIASPERCPCPIVNASFLRVLDHILCIARTVHISGSFYAVRNLLLELSTECLDVEASYGLSYYDPTIAELREQAAKSYFSCVFQASEEADEVVFQMPQRRSPLNSKLSKIPEMENSFAGLQERLVHSLSDSSYEVRLATLKWLLKFLESRKSDREVSDLLGSELRNIHNWIKSNLQDTLMSRLELDKSHRCTNYILRNLFTWNILLFQKPSDEVTAETIYVGGMDCDSVFQLWDRLISLYELTRHTKTKETLIRCLAICIRRFADAYTNSVLDLEKKKTMEFTESDHLERSARLYACITAFVDMIREHSAPSEPVNMRRAAAESIAASGLLEQAEFVGSYVVNHQIPPETLGMHFEQQEAINMYARQVLALWFACIKLLEDEDDGIRQRLAVDVQKCCNSERHRNSSHAREAPIQVEKVIESSFEYLSSIFGCWIEFSESLLRWVHNAASQVVSEGDLVRRVFDKEIDNHHEEKLLISQICCSQLEKIPISKSWTVDTSNKDQIKNYLRRWRKKFSHQLMSFAKDQSSRMGGIYWIGGFGNHKDSFLPVYSNLLGFYALSSCIFNGEIEDGMSLLSDVIELGKVISPFIRNPLVHNLYLLVVKLHERKIGALAEQTVKFTDDMIWEAFDPYFLLR; the protein is encoded by the exons ATGTCGGCGAAATGGCGCGCGTTGCAACACCGCCACCGTTACACATACAACGCCGTCGTTTTCCCCTCTTCATTCTCAGACTCTTTAACCCAATTCTTAGCATCTCCACCTGACGATGAGGGgtcttctttttcaaaattttggagtGAGTTAAAAGAGTTAGCTTCACTCAACTCTACTTATTCACAAATCAACCACGCGAAGAAACTCGCTTCATCTTTCACTGAGTTGCTATTATCGAGTGCTGATGAGTCTTTGAACCTGAAAGCTACGCGGGTCTACTTAGAAGTTTTGTTTTTGGAGAATTCTTCTCCGTTGCATAGAACTTTGGTTTCTGCTTTGGGGAAACTTAGAAAGTTTGAGTCTTTGATTTGTTCTTGTTTCCGTGAGCTTTGCAATGAGTATGGCGGTAAGAAGAGGTTTTGTGTGTCACGTGTGGCTTTGTCTGTAATGGGTATGCCAAAGTTGGGGTTTTTAGTTGATGTGATTGAAGATTGTGCCGTTTCGGTCGCTGAAGATGTCGTTTTGGGGCTGAATAGTGTGATTTTGGAGGTTCAAGAGTTGTCTAGACCTTCTCCTATAGTTATGGAGCAGTGCCAGGAGAGTTTGTCTTGTCTGTACTATTTGCTTCAGCGGTTTCCAGCTAAATTTAGAGACTTGAGTGATCCTGATTGCGGCTGTGGAGGTGGAGAATTGAAGGCTTTGGAAAAGGGTTTTGGAGTTATGATAAGTATCTTGAAATCAGTGGTTTTTACGAGAGATTGTTTCGTGGCCGCTGGGGTGGCATTTTGTGCTGCTTTACAAGTGTGTTTGAGTCCTCAAGAACTTGGTTCGTTCATCATTGAAGgtattttttatcaaacaaattgCAATCTTAGTAATAATGACTGTAATAGTGAGTTTGATGATGCGATTGGGAAGGTTCCTTATAATGGAGATGTTTGTAGTGAAATCCGTAGTTTTTCAGTATTGAATAGACTTTGCTTGATTCGAGGGATACTCACGGCTGTTTCGAGAGATGTACTCAATATCCCCTTTTCTGTGTCTTCGAATAATTCGAATTTTACCAAAAATATCAGTAGCTCTGTAAAGACTATATTGTATAATGGGATTTTGCCTGAGTTGTGTGATTACTGTGAGAGCCCAACTGATAGTCATTTTAACTTTCATGCATTAACTGTGATGCAAATATGTTTGCAACAGATAAAGACCTCAATTTTGGCTAATTTAACCTATACATCGGATAATTATGATCCGATTCCGGAGGATATGGGGACACGGATTTTGAGAATCATATGGAATAACTTGGAGGATCCTCTAAGTCAAACAGTAAAGCAAGTTCATCTTGTTTTTGATCTATTCTTAGATATTGAATCTACTCTTCGTCGGGGTGAAGGTGGTGAGAGAATTAAATCCTTCTTACAAAAGATTGCTTCTGATCTTCTTTGCCTAGGGCCACGGTGTAAGGGGAGATACGCTCCCTTGGCTTCACTGACTAAGAGATTGGGCACAAAACCTATGTTGGATATGAGTCCTAACTTGTTATTTGAAACGGTCCAGGCCtatattgatgatgatgtgtGCACTGCTGCCACATCTTTCCTGAAATGTTTCCTTGAATGCTTACGTGATGAGTGTTGGAGTTCTGATGGTATTGAAGGGGGCTATGCTGTTTATAGAGGGCACTGCTTGCCTCCTTTTTTGTTTGGACTTGCTTCAGGAACTTCAAAGCTCCGCTCAAATTTGAATACTTATGCTGTTCCAGTTATTTTAGATGTGGATGTGGATGGTGTTTTTCCTATGCTTGCCTTCATCTCGGTTGAGCCTAGCGAGGGGAACAGATTGTCATATCCAAAGCTTGTATGTACTAACATGGAACTCAGAGTTGAGCAACAAGTAGCTGTTTTAGTCTCTTTACTTAAGGTATCTCGTTCACTTGCTTTAATTGAAGGGGATATCGATTGGTGGAAAAATTCTGCTGAGCTAAGCACAGAGAGTGTGTTGGAAAATGAATGCAATAATTGTTACGCTCTAGTTTGCATTAAGGGAATAAAGTTTAAGGTTGTGGTTGACTGGCTAGTCTTGGCACTGACCCATGTTGATGAGTCACTCCGTGTAGATGCTGCAGAATCTCTTTTCTTAAATCCCAAGACAGCTACTCTGCCTTCCCATTTAGAACTAACTCTGATGAAGGAAGCTGTGCCATTGAACATGAGGTGTTGCTCAACAGCATTTCAGATGAAGTGGACAAGCTTGTTTAGAAAGTTTTTCTCTCGAGTTCGAACTGCCTTGGAGAGGCAATTTAAGCAGGGTGGCTGGCAACCTACTGTTTCCTTCAGAGACAATGATGGGTCATGCACTGGAACAGAGGAAACTGTAATTAGGAGAGCTGAGgatctatttaattttatgaggTGGTTGAGCAGTTTCCTATTTTTCTCATGCTATCCTTCTGCTCCTTATAAGCGAAAAATAATGTCCATGGAGCTTATTCTTACAATGGCAAGCATTTGGTCTATCACACCTTCTCAGGAAAAACCTGGTTCTGTATCTCCTGAAAGTTGCCTTTATCCTTACAATAAAGGATTCACTTCACCAGATTCAACACTAGTGTTAGTTGGATCAATTATTGATAGTTGGGACCGGCTGAGGGAGAGTTCTTTTCGTATATTACTGCATTTTCCTAACCCACTACCTGGTATTTCAAGTGAAGACATGGTCCAAAAAGTAATAGCATGGTCTAAAAAATTAGTCTGCAGTCCACGTGTGAGAGAGAGTGATGCTGGGGCTCTAACTTTACGGCTTATGTTTAGGAAGTATGTCTTGGAGCTTGGGTGGATAGTCAGAGTTTCAGACATTGTTTGTCTTCCTTTGCAGCCTCAGCAGGTCAACAGAGATGAGCAGGTTTGTAAATCTAGGCCACCTGCTATAGAATATGTGAAATCATTAATTGATTGGTTGGAGGTTGCAGTAGAGGAGGGAGAGAAGGATCTTTCTGAAGCCTGTAAGAACAGTTTTGTTCATGGTATATTACTTGCTCTCCGATATACTTTCGAGGAATTGGATTGGAATTCTGATGCCATATTGTCGGGTTATTCAGAGATGAGATTACTATTAGAGAAGCTCTTGGAGCTGGTCATGCAAATAACTTCATTGGCACTTTGGGTGGTTTCTGCTGATGCTTGGTATCTGCCTGAGGACATGGATGACATGATTAATGATGATAGTTTCTTGTTGGATGTCTCTGAGGAGATGGATGGGCCCACACAAGCTTTAGAGGATGAAGATAAGAAATCAAAACCTACAGAAGATGTAAGGTCATCAGGACAGATTGTTATGGTTGGTTGCTGGCTGGCTATGAAAGAG gTGAGTCTTCTTTTGGGAACTATCATAAGAAAAATTCCTTTGCCAAGTAATGATTGTTCAGATTCAGTAGAATCTGAGAATCGTTTTTCCAATGCTGCTGATGTCTCAATGACGACATTCTCTGTTCCAATGCTTGACTTGAAACAACTTGAAAAAATTGGGAACCATTTCTTGGAAGTCCTTTTGAAGATGAAGCATAACGGTGCAATTGATAAGACAAGGGCTGGGTTTACAGCTCTTTGCAACCGTTTACTTTGTTCGAATGATCCAAG GTTGACAGAGTCCTGGATGGAGCAACTTATGGAAAGAACTGTGGCCAAGGGACAAGTAGTGGATGATTTGTTAAGAAGAAGTGCAGGTATTCCTGCTGCTTTCATTGCTCTATTTCTTGCAGAACCAGAAGGTGCACCGAAGAAGCTTCTCCCGCAAGCACTTCGGTGGCTAATAGATGTAGCTGACAGGTCGTTGCTGGACCTAACTGAAACCaaaggattaaaaaaagaatCTCAGTGTTTattggaaaattcaaaccaacAGTTGAAATCTGCGCTGCCATCTGAGATGAATGCAACTTTCAAATCGTCTAAAATTCGCGATGAGGGTGTCATTCCAACAGTGCATGCATTCAACATCATTAGAGCTGTATTTAATGATACCAACCTAGCTACTGACACCTCTGGTTTTTCTGCTGAAGCTTTGATTGTTTCAATACGCTCATTCTCTTCTCCATACTGGGAAATTCGGAACAGTGCTTGTCTGGCATACACTGCCTTGGTACGTCGTATGATTGGATTTCTTAATGTTCAAAAACGAGAATCTGCACGGCGTGGTCTAACTGGGCTTGAATTTTTTCATAG GTACCCCTCATTGCATTCATTTATATTCAACGAACTGAAACTTATAACTGAGTTGCTTGGTGACACCTCATTGAGTCAATCAGAATCCAACTTAGCAAATGTTGTGCACCCAAGCTTGTGTCCCATGCTGATTCTTCTATCTAGGCTCAAACCTTCACCCCTCGCAAGTGAAAATGGGGATGACCTGGATCCTTTCCTTTTCATGCCATTCATTAGAAGGTGCTCAACCCAAAGCAATCTAAAAGTTCGTATCCTTGCATCCCGAGCTTTAACAGGCCTGGTGTCTAATGAGAAACTGCCTGTTGTCCTTCAGAATATAGCATCTGAACTACCTTATGTTGGGGACCATAACACAGCTATTCCCGCTTCTTCTTCGTGCCCAACCTCTGGAACCCACCGAGCTAACTCCAATTTAATTCATGGAATTCTGTTGCAGTTAGGTTCTCTTGTGGATACAAATTGTAGAAACTTAGGTGACTTTTCAATGAAGGATCAGATTCTTGTTGACTTAATCAAAGTTCTTGGGAGATGTTCATGGATTGCAAGCCCTGAAAGGTGCCCTTGCCCCATTGTCAATGCCTCTTTCTTAAGAGTGCTTGATCACATTCTCTGTATTGCAAGAACAGTCCATATAAGCGGTAGTTTTTATGCTGTACGCAACCTACTTTTGGAGTTATCTACTGAGTGCTTAGATGTTGAAGCTTCTTATGGGCTGTCATATTATGACCCAACAATTGCTGAACTTCGGGAACAAGCGGCTAAATCGTATTTCAGTTGTGTGTTTCAGGCATCTGAAGAAGCAGATGAAGTTGTTTTTCAGATGCCGCAGAGACGTTCTCCTCTTAATTCAAAGTTATCTAAAATACCTGAAATGGAGAATTCTTTTGCTGGGCTCCAGGAGAGGCTGGTCCATTCCTTGTCAGATTCATCTTATGAAGTTCGACTTGCAACATTAAAGTGGCTGCTTAAGTTCCTGGAATCAAGAAAATCAGATAGAGAGGTCAGTGATTTGTTAGGCAGTGAATTGCGGAACATTCATAACTGGATAAAAAGTAACCTGCAGGACACATTGATGAGCCGTTTAGAGTTAGACAAGAGTCATAGATGTACAAACTACATTCTCAGGAATCTTTTCACTTGGAACATTCTGCTGTTTCAGAAACCCAGCGATGAAGTGACTGCTGAAACAATTTATGTTGGAGGGATGGATTGTGATTCTGTATTCCAGCTTTGGGATAGGCTGATATCCCTGTATGAGCTCACAAGACATACTAAAACTAAAGAGACACTCATCAGGTGTTTGGCAATATGCATACGGCGGTTTGCAGATGCATATACTAACTCAGTTCTTGatttagagaagaagaaaaccaTGGAGTTCACTGAGTCTGATCATTTGGAAAGATCAGCTCGTTTATATGCTTGCATTACTGCTTTTGTTGACATGATTAGGGAGCATAGTGCCCCATCAGAGCCAGTGAATATGCGCAGGGCAGCAGCTGAATCTATAGCAGCATCAGGTTTGCTCGAACAAGCTGAATTTGTGGGTTCTTATGTGGTCAACCACCAAATCCCGCCTGAAACTTTAGGTATGCATTTTGAACAACAAGAAGCCATTAATATGTATGCTCGTCAAGTACTAGCTTTATGGTTTGCATGTATCAAACTACTggaggatgaagatgatggGATTAGACAAAGGCTTGCTGTTGACGTCCAGAAGTGTTGTAATTCAGAAAGACACAGAAATAGCTCTCATGCTAGAGAGGCTCCAATCCAAGTGGAAAAAGTGATTGAATCTAGTTTTGAGTACCTATCCTCTATCTTCGGTTGCTGGATCGAATTTTCTGAATCCCTTCTTCGATGGGTGCATAATGCAGCAAGCCAGGTAGTATCAGAAGGGGATCTAGTAAGGCGGGTTTTTGACAAGGAAATTGATAATCATCATGAAGAAAAGCTTTTGATCAGTCAAATATGTTGCTCTCAATTGGAGAAGATTCCTATTTCAAAATCCTGGACAGTTGACACATCGAATAAAGATCAAATCAAAAACTATTTACGCAGATGGAGAAAGAAATTCAGCCATCAGTTAATGTCTTTTGCTAAAGATCAGAGTAGCAGGATGGGAGGAATTTATTGGATTGGTGGTTTTGGCAACCACAAGGATTCATTTCTACCAGTTTATTCAAATCTGCTTGGTTTTTATGCACTCTCAAGCTGCATCTTTAATGGGGAAATTGAAGATGGTATGTCTCTACTATCTGATGTGATTGAACTTGGTAAAGTTATCAGTCCATTTATTAGGAACCCTTTGGTTCATAACCTGTATTTGTTAGTAGTTAAGTTACATGAGAGAAAGATAGGTGCTTTAGCTGAACAAACAGTGAAGTTCACAGATGACATGATTTGGGAGGCTTTTGACCCCTATTTTCTTCTTAGATAA